In a genomic window of Solidesulfovibrio fructosivorans JJ]:
- the lon gene encoding endopeptidase La encodes MDNEFDPTKTTVTPSQPEGDAADGNEAPVASESEEKNLPDIPAELPVLPVRDIVVFNYMILPLFVGREKSIQAVDAAINGSRYILILTQKDEKVDEPGEDDLYRVGTVGMIMRMLKMPDGRLKVLVQGLTRAKVTEFVSSDPYHLAKVEVLGERDTKEVTLEQEAMMRAAREQSEKILSLRGMPAADIMAVLNSVNEPGRLADLVASNLRMRVEEAQRLLECEDPIERLRLVNEQLVKEAEVAAMQAKIQNMAKEGMDKAQKDFFLREQMKAIRRELGEGGEESDELEELKGALDKAGMPKEVKKEADKQFKRLASMHPDSSESGVIRTYLDWLVDLPWKKMSKDRLDIKEAKHILDEDHFDLEKVKERILEYLSVRKLNPAMKGPILCFVGPPGVGKTSLGRSIARALGRKFVRMSLGGMRDEAEIRGHRRTYIGSMPGRVIQSIKQAGTRNPVIMLDEIDKVGSDFRGDPSSALLEVLDPEQNNTFQDHYLNVPFDLSKVMFICTANILDTIPGPLLDRMELIQLPGYTEQEKVKIARRYILPRQIKENGLEPGDMTISDKVVARVIRDYTREAGLRNLEREIGSVARKLARKKAEGENPPFRVTVASLDKLLGPARFMDDEREMELPPGVAVGLAWTPVGGAILHIEAATLPGKGALQLTGKLGDVMKESAQAALTYAKSRAKDLGIDPEVFEKNDIHIHVPAGATPKDGPSAGVTLVTALISVLTNTPVCNDVAMTGEITLRGRVLPVGGIKEKVLAAVAAGMKRVILPAQNMKDLRDIPRDLRSKIKVLPVERIDEVWPLACTVPEQKKTDAAK; translated from the coding sequence ATGGACAACGAATTCGATCCGACCAAGACCACCGTGACCCCGTCCCAGCCTGAAGGCGACGCGGCCGACGGCAACGAGGCCCCGGTCGCCAGCGAGTCCGAAGAGAAGAACCTGCCCGACATTCCGGCCGAGCTGCCGGTTCTGCCCGTGCGCGACATCGTGGTCTTCAACTACATGATCCTGCCGCTGTTCGTCGGCCGGGAGAAGTCCATCCAGGCCGTGGACGCGGCCATAAACGGCTCCCGCTATATCCTCATCCTGACCCAGAAGGACGAGAAGGTGGACGAGCCGGGCGAGGACGACCTCTACCGCGTGGGTACGGTGGGCATGATCATGCGCATGCTCAAGATGCCCGACGGCCGGCTCAAGGTGCTGGTCCAGGGGCTCACCCGGGCCAAGGTGACGGAATTCGTCTCCTCCGATCCCTACCACCTGGCCAAGGTGGAGGTGCTCGGCGAGCGCGACACCAAGGAAGTGACCCTGGAGCAGGAGGCCATGATGCGGGCCGCCAGGGAACAAAGCGAAAAGATCCTGTCGCTTAGGGGCATGCCCGCGGCCGACATCATGGCGGTGCTCAACAGCGTCAACGAGCCCGGCCGCCTGGCCGACCTCGTGGCCTCCAACCTGCGCATGCGGGTGGAGGAGGCCCAGCGCCTGCTCGAATGCGAAGACCCCATCGAACGCCTGCGGCTGGTCAACGAGCAGCTCGTCAAGGAGGCCGAGGTGGCGGCCATGCAGGCCAAGATCCAGAACATGGCCAAGGAAGGCATGGACAAGGCCCAGAAGGACTTCTTCCTGCGCGAGCAGATGAAGGCCATCCGCCGCGAACTCGGCGAGGGCGGCGAGGAGTCCGACGAGCTCGAGGAGCTCAAAGGCGCCCTGGACAAGGCCGGCATGCCCAAGGAGGTGAAAAAGGAGGCGGACAAGCAGTTCAAGCGGCTCGCCTCCATGCACCCCGATTCCTCGGAATCCGGGGTCATCCGCACCTACCTCGACTGGCTGGTGGACCTGCCCTGGAAAAAGATGTCCAAGGACCGCCTCGACATCAAGGAAGCCAAGCACATCCTGGACGAGGACCACTTCGACCTGGAAAAGGTCAAGGAGCGCATCCTGGAGTACCTGTCCGTGCGCAAGCTCAATCCGGCCATGAAGGGGCCCATCCTGTGCTTCGTCGGCCCCCCCGGCGTCGGCAAGACCTCCCTTGGCCGGTCCATCGCCCGGGCGCTCGGACGCAAGTTCGTGCGCATGTCCCTGGGCGGCATGCGCGACGAGGCCGAGATTCGCGGCCACAGGCGCACGTACATCGGCTCCATGCCCGGCCGCGTGATCCAGAGCATCAAGCAGGCCGGCACGCGAAACCCGGTCATCATGCTCGACGAAATCGACAAGGTGGGTTCCGATTTCAGGGGCGATCCCTCCTCGGCGCTGCTCGAGGTGCTGGACCCGGAACAGAACAACACCTTCCAGGACCATTACTTAAACGTCCCCTTCGACCTGTCCAAGGTGATGTTCATCTGCACGGCCAACATCCTGGACACCATTCCGGGACCGCTGCTCGACCGCATGGAGCTGATCCAGCTGCCGGGCTACACCGAGCAGGAGAAGGTCAAGATCGCCAGGCGCTACATCCTGCCGCGCCAGATCAAGGAAAACGGCCTGGAGCCGGGCGACATGACCATCTCGGACAAGGTGGTGGCCCGGGTCATCCGCGACTACACCCGCGAGGCCGGGCTTCGCAACCTCGAACGCGAAATCGGGTCCGTGGCCAGAAAGCTCGCCCGCAAGAAGGCCGAGGGCGAAAACCCGCCCTTCCGGGTGACCGTCGCCTCGCTGGACAAGCTGCTCGGCCCGGCGCGGTTCATGGACGACGAACGCGAGATGGAGCTGCCGCCGGGCGTGGCCGTGGGCCTTGCCTGGACGCCGGTCGGCGGGGCGATCCTGCACATCGAGGCGGCAACGCTGCCGGGCAAGGGCGCATTGCAGCTCACGGGCAAGCTCGGCGACGTGATGAAGGAATCGGCCCAGGCGGCCCTGACCTACGCCAAATCCAGGGCCAAGGACCTGGGCATCGACCCCGAGGTGTTCGAGAAAAACGACATCCACATCCACGTCCCGGCCGGGGCCACGCCCAAGGACGGCCCGTCGGCCGGCGTCACGCTGGTGACGGCGCTGATCTCGGTCTTGACCAACACGCCGGTGTGCAACGACGTGGCCATGACCGGCGAGATCACGCTGCGCGGCCGGGTGCTGCCCGTCGGCGGCATCAAGGAGAAGGTCCTGGCGGCGGTCGCCGCCGGCATGAAGCGGGTCATCCTGCCGGCCCAGAACATGAAGGACCTGCGCGACATCCCGCGCGACCTGCGCAGCAAGATCAAGGTCCTCCCGGTGGAGCGCATCGACGAGGTCTGGCCGCTGGCCTGCACCGTACCGGAGCAAAAGAAAACGGACGCGGCCAAGTAA
- a CDS encoding acylphosphatase: MTPSLHATVSGKVQGVYFRAWVFDQAKSLGLSGWVRNLRDGQVELLAQGEAPALAAFKERLPGGSPLSRVESVAAEMIDYDKAYDGFEIRG, translated from the coding sequence ATGACGCCAAGTCTGCATGCCACCGTGTCCGGCAAGGTTCAGGGCGTGTATTTTCGGGCCTGGGTGTTCGACCAGGCCAAGAGCCTCGGGCTCTCCGGCTGGGTGCGCAACCTGCGCGACGGCCAGGTGGAGCTTTTGGCCCAGGGCGAAGCGCCCGCGCTTGCCGCCTTCAAGGAACGCCTGCCCGGCGGCTCGCCCCTGTCCCGGGTGGAGTCGGTCGCGGCCGAGATGATCGACTACGACAAGGCCTACGACGGCTTCGAGATCCGAGGCTAG
- the radC gene encoding RadC family protein: protein MLTKKETPHYLGHRRRLKDRLMSDPRALADYEVLELVLGYVNVRRDNKPLAKELLSRFGSLRGTLLARMEELRDVPGFGPGAEEFVTLWREAWARFHEQPARDRIVLNAPDIVADMARARIGAKEREEFWMALVDTKNRLIGWEQVSKGTVDQAAVYPREVLGVALRHKASGMILVHNHPSGDPRPSTEDVEFTRRIKSAAREIDLRLLDHLVVTENRFFSFQAEGMI from the coding sequence ATGCTTACTAAGAAGGAAACGCCGCACTATCTGGGTCACCGTCGGCGCCTCAAGGACCGCCTCATGAGCGATCCGCGGGCCCTGGCGGACTATGAGGTGCTGGAGCTCGTCCTTGGCTACGTCAACGTGCGCCGCGACAACAAACCGCTGGCCAAGGAACTGCTTTCCCGCTTCGGCAGCCTGCGCGGCACGCTTTTGGCCCGGATGGAGGAATTGCGCGACGTGCCGGGGTTCGGGCCCGGGGCCGAAGAATTCGTCACCTTGTGGCGCGAGGCCTGGGCCCGGTTTCACGAACAGCCGGCGCGCGACAGAATAGTGCTCAACGCGCCCGATATCGTGGCCGACATGGCCCGGGCCCGGATCGGAGCCAAAGAACGCGAGGAGTTCTGGATGGCGCTTGTGGACACCAAAAACCGGCTGATCGGCTGGGAGCAGGTGAGCAAGGGCACTGTGGACCAGGCGGCGGTCTACCCCCGCGAAGTCCTCGGCGTGGCCCTGCGCCACAAGGCCAGCGGCATGATCCTCGTGCACAACCATCCAAGCGGCGATCCCAGGCCTTCGACCGAGGATGTGGAGTTTACCCGGCGCATAAAAAGCGCGGCACGGGAAATCGACCTGCGGCTGCTCGACCATCTGGTGGTGACGGAGAACCGGTTTTTCAGTTTCCAGGCCGAAGGCATGATCTGA
- the holA gene encoding DNA polymerase III subunit delta: MAGLVTPRPVRVNGAESSFSRAPPGAKPVAPRPGLGYSSPMNRPGFSFLACPDPEIIRDRVDRLLAEQGSGFDKAVFWGDEELGDPFWSALTVASLFSGRRALVLRRAEACPAEFWPKLAAALRGFNDAVWPFFCLEGAFDRKGPKYPKGLATQPYFKVAEKRGWLFVSPGLTRRDMGPLLADWAGGRKLAFEPGVAEALAAALPLDLARADNELAKLELTLGDRSVLTMDDAALVGGHEGMDGFAFLDALASGRDPAAVWREIGEKQLAGEDMVFPFLGLLLYEARIMWRIAAGEAGDVRLPSFVMQKKQAMARRLGAAGLTRIFEAAFAAESGIKSGARRPDQAMEYLTAELFRLFGGNARQTRPLSS, from the coding sequence GTGGCTGGCTTGGTAACGCCACGGCCCGTCCGCGTCAACGGGGCGGAAAGTTCCTTTTCCCGGGCCCCTCCCGGGGCCAAGCCCGTTGCCCCCCGGCCGGGCCTCGGCTACTCTTCGCCCATGAACCGTCCCGGCTTTTCCTTCCTGGCCTGTCCCGATCCGGAGATCATCCGCGACCGCGTCGACCGCCTGCTGGCCGAACAAGGCTCCGGCTTCGACAAAGCCGTCTTCTGGGGCGACGAGGAGCTTGGCGATCCGTTCTGGAGCGCGCTCACCGTGGCCAGCCTTTTTTCCGGCCGCCGGGCCTTGGTCCTGCGCCGGGCCGAGGCCTGTCCGGCGGAGTTCTGGCCCAAGCTGGCCGCGGCGCTGCGCGGCTTCAACGACGCGGTCTGGCCGTTTTTCTGCCTGGAGGGGGCGTTTGACCGCAAAGGGCCGAAGTATCCCAAGGGGCTTGCGACCCAGCCGTATTTCAAGGTGGCGGAAAAGCGGGGCTGGCTTTTCGTCTCGCCGGGACTCACCCGCCGGGACATGGGGCCGCTGCTCGCCGACTGGGCCGGGGGCCGGAAACTGGCCTTCGAGCCGGGGGTGGCCGAGGCGCTCGCCGCCGCGCTGCCGCTGGACCTCGCCCGGGCCGACAACGAGCTGGCCAAGCTGGAACTCACCCTCGGCGACCGCTCGGTCCTGACCATGGACGACGCGGCCCTTGTCGGCGGCCACGAGGGCATGGACGGCTTCGCCTTCCTCGACGCCCTGGCAAGCGGCCGCGACCCGGCCGCCGTGTGGCGCGAGATCGGGGAAAAGCAGCTTGCCGGCGAGGACATGGTCTTTCCCTTCCTGGGCCTGCTCCTCTACGAGGCCAGGATCATGTGGCGCATCGCGGCGGGCGAGGCCGGCGACGTGCGCCTGCCGTCCTTTGTCATGCAAAAAAAGCAGGCCATGGCCCGGCGGCTGGGCGCGGCCGGCCTGACCCGCATTTTCGAGGCGGCCTTTGCCGCCGAATCCGGCATCAAATCCGGGGCCAGACGGCCGGACCAGGCCATGGAATACCTCACGGCCGAACTTTTCCGCCTTTTTGGCGGCAATGCCAGGCAAACACGTCCGCTTTCGTCATGA
- a CDS encoding APC family permease: MSMQKQASLASRVRRAVIGDSINLADQSIFHKLSLIAFFAWVGLGADGLSSSCYGPAEAYLALGKHTFLAVFVALGTALTIGVISAAYSQIIELFPTGGGGYIVASRLLSPSVGMVSGCALLIDYVLTITLSVASGADAVFSFLPAAWLPYRLEAAVVGVVLLIVLNLRGVKESVMALVPIFMLFVVTHAVALGYGIFSHAGAMPAVAARVARDVAVADRELGLMGMFLLVLHAYSMGAGTYTGIEAVSNGLPILREPRERTGKRTMLYMALSLALTVVGIIVCYLLFEVRPEEGKTLNAVLFGAVTAGWGPTLGGGFVLVTLVSEALLLFVAAQAGFVDGPRVLSNMAIDRWLPARFALLSDRLVTQNGILLMGAGALVLMLVSHGSVDLLIVLYSINVFITFVLSQLGMVRHWWRARGQRAPWKKGLCLNGLGLLLTAFILVMVTWVKFFEGGWVTLLITGLLAAAAWGIRRHYNRVGAKIRKLDVLRAVVDPENPYTPPIPDNPAPVAAPDPRAPTAVIFVNGFNGLGIHTLLSVVRLFGKDIANFVFVQIGVVDAAVFRGAEELARLKAGMERDLQTYVGLMRDRGYHAEAHWAVGTDIVQEILDLAPPLRERYPKAIFFGGQIVFEKETFLTRLLHNYVVFTLQRQLYRLGLPFMIMPVMLDRPDGGPVMAA, from the coding sequence ATGTCCATGCAAAAACAGGCCTCGCTGGCCAGTCGCGTCCGTCGCGCCGTCATCGGCGATTCCATCAACCTGGCCGACCAGTCGATTTTCCACAAACTGTCGCTGATCGCCTTTTTCGCCTGGGTGGGGCTCGGCGCGGACGGATTGTCCTCGTCGTGCTACGGCCCGGCCGAGGCCTATCTGGCCCTTGGCAAGCACACCTTCCTGGCCGTGTTCGTGGCCCTTGGCACGGCGCTGACCATCGGCGTCATAAGCGCCGCCTACTCCCAGATCATCGAGCTTTTTCCCACCGGGGGCGGCGGCTACATCGTGGCGAGCCGGCTCCTTTCCCCGTCGGTCGGCATGGTTTCGGGCTGCGCCCTTCTGATCGACTATGTGCTGACCATCACCTTGTCCGTCGCCAGCGGCGCGGACGCGGTCTTCAGCTTCCTGCCCGCCGCCTGGCTGCCCTACCGCCTGGAGGCGGCGGTCGTCGGCGTCGTCTTGCTGATTGTCTTGAACCTGCGCGGGGTCAAGGAATCGGTCATGGCCCTGGTGCCCATCTTCATGCTCTTCGTGGTCACCCACGCCGTGGCCCTCGGCTACGGCATCTTTTCCCACGCCGGGGCCATGCCGGCCGTGGCCGCGCGCGTCGCCCGGGACGTGGCCGTGGCCGACAGGGAACTGGGGCTTATGGGCATGTTTCTCCTGGTGCTCCACGCCTACAGCATGGGCGCGGGCACCTATACCGGCATCGAGGCCGTGTCCAACGGCCTGCCCATCCTGCGTGAGCCCCGGGAGCGGACCGGCAAGCGGACCATGCTCTACATGGCCCTGTCCCTGGCCCTGACCGTGGTCGGCATCATCGTGTGCTATCTGCTCTTCGAGGTGCGGCCGGAAGAAGGCAAGACGCTCAACGCCGTGCTGTTCGGGGCCGTGACCGCCGGCTGGGGCCCGACGCTCGGCGGCGGCTTCGTGCTCGTGACCCTCGTCTCCGAGGCGCTGCTCCTGTTCGTCGCCGCCCAGGCCGGTTTTGTCGACGGACCGCGGGTGCTGTCCAACATGGCCATCGACCGCTGGCTGCCGGCCCGGTTCGCGCTGCTTTCCGACCGGCTCGTCACCCAGAACGGCATTTTGCTCATGGGCGCGGGCGCGCTTGTCCTCATGCTCGTCTCCCACGGCTCGGTGGACCTGCTCATCGTGCTCTACAGCATCAACGTCTTCATCACCTTCGTCCTGTCCCAGCTCGGCATGGTGCGCCACTGGTGGCGGGCGCGCGGCCAGCGCGCCCCCTGGAAAAAGGGGCTTTGCCTAAACGGCCTGGGGCTTTTGCTCACGGCCTTCATCCTGGTCATGGTCACCTGGGTGAAGTTTTTCGAGGGCGGCTGGGTGACGCTTCTCATCACGGGCCTGCTGGCCGCCGCCGCCTGGGGCATCCGCCGCCACTACAACCGGGTGGGGGCCAAAATCCGCAAGCTCGACGTGCTGCGCGCCGTGGTGGACCCGGAAAACCCCTACACCCCGCCCATCCCGGACAATCCCGCCCCCGTGGCCGCGCCGGACCCGCGCGCCCCGACGGCCGTCATCTTCGTCAACGGCTTCAACGGGCTCGGCATCCACACCCTGCTCTCCGTGGTCCGGCTTTTCGGCAAGGACATCGCCAACTTCGTCTTCGTGCAGATCGGCGTGGTGGACGCGGCGGTGTTCAGGGGCGCGGAGGAGCTGGCGCGGCTCAAGGCCGGCATGGAGCGCGACCTGCAAACCTATGTCGGGCTCATGCGGGATCGGGGCTACCACGCCGAGGCCCATTGGGCCGTGGGCACGGACATCGTGCAGGAGATTCTCGATCTGGCCCCGCCGCTTCGCGAACGCTATCCCAAGGCCATCTTCTTCGGCGGCCAGATCGTCTTCGAAAAGGAGACCTTTCTCACCCGGCTGCTCCACAACTACGTGGTCTTCACGCTCCAGCGCCAACTCTACCGGCTGGGGCTGCCGTTTATGATCATGCCCGTCATGCTCGACCGGCCCGACGGCGGACCGGTCATGGCCGCCTGA
- a CDS encoding radical SAM protein — MKVSQAWGLVRGIEPMSLCDWPGRLSAVFFFGGCNLRCPYCHNAGLAWGGAGKTPLAAASVRRFAASHAKWLDGFVVTGGEPTLAPGLADFAAELAACGPAVKIDSNGMRPDVLAEVLGRLPEARFSVDVKAPYAKYGLVTGGAVTPEEAADRLGEVFSLALRHPDRFAFRTTRVPELTEDDVREIREALPSGFTLTVQAFRKPSFKREEEGHAQADSKARRMSGNVVDPTHRPGDFKGPQGQRHPGPAAVHAACP; from the coding sequence ATGAAGGTTTCTCAAGCCTGGGGGCTCGTGCGCGGCATTGAGCCCATGTCCCTGTGTGATTGGCCGGGGCGCCTTAGCGCCGTGTTTTTTTTCGGCGGCTGCAACCTGCGCTGTCCGTACTGCCACAACGCCGGCCTCGCCTGGGGCGGCGCGGGCAAGACGCCGCTTGCCGCCGCCTCGGTGCGCCGCTTCGCCGCTTCCCACGCCAAATGGCTCGACGGCTTCGTCGTCACCGGCGGCGAACCGACCCTGGCGCCCGGTCTGGCCGATTTCGCCGCCGAGCTGGCCGCCTGCGGCCCGGCCGTCAAGATCGATTCCAACGGCATGCGGCCGGACGTTCTGGCCGAGGTGCTCGGCCGGCTGCCCGAGGCGCGCTTTTCCGTGGACGTCAAGGCGCCTTACGCCAAGTACGGGCTGGTCACGGGAGGGGCCGTGACCCCGGAAGAGGCGGCCGACCGCCTCGGCGAGGTCTTTTCCCTGGCGTTGCGGCATCCGGACCGCTTCGCCTTTCGCACCACCCGCGTTCCGGAACTGACAGAGGACGACGTCAGGGAAATTAGGGAGGCCCTGCCGTCGGGTTTCACACTCACCGTGCAAGCTTTTCGCAAGCCGAGCTTCAAAAGGGAGGAGGAGGGGCATGCCCAAGCAGATTCGAAAGCGCGACGGATGTCTGGAAACGTGGTCGACCCAACGCATCGCCCAGGCGATTTTAAAGGCCCTCAAGGCCAGCGGCATCCAGGACCCGCTGCTGTCCACGCGGCTTGCCCATAA
- a CDS encoding ribonucleoside triphosphate reductase, whose product MAQAILKALKASGIQDPLLSTRLAHKVEAKLEGVDVPEQEAVQDAVEQVLMESRLFAVARRYIVYREKRRELREQKAAYLDISDVIDNYISKTDWRVAENANMTHSFQGLMLHLSGTVQARYALGKYPQEAREAHDHGYFHIHDLSFGLAGYCAGWSLRDLLLEGFNLPGRSCAGPARHFDAALGQMVNFLGTLQNEWAGAQAFNNVDTYLAPFIREDGLSYREVRQAMQKFVFNLNTTSRWGGQSPFTNLTFDLAPPKHLAKEAVIVGGEMRDATYGDFRPEMEMINRAFLEVMAEGDYHGRIFSFPIPTYNITADFPWDSDIGTLLLELTAKYGAPYFQNFINSDLSPEDVRSMCCRLQMDLRELRNKVGGLFGAGDLTGSVGVVTLNLPKLAFLAQGEEDFLDLVAEYAELARDALEFKRKMISDNLERGLFPWTRRYLKNGFKGHFSTIGLVGGHEACMNLLGKGIETDAGLRLMTRVLGHLRQLTSRFQEETGNLYNLEATPAEGTSYRLAKIDKALYCDIKASGNGTPYYTNSTTLPVGLSRDVFYALEHQNKLQPLYTGGTVFHTYLGEAVADTEALKSFIVKAFTMTKIPYLSITPTFSVCKTHGYIKGEHFECPECGAPSEVFTRIVGYYRPVSMWNKGKQAEYAERLTYGEVC is encoded by the coding sequence ATCGCCCAGGCGATTTTAAAGGCCCTCAAGGCCAGCGGCATCCAGGACCCGCTGCTGTCCACGCGGCTTGCCCATAAGGTCGAGGCCAAGCTCGAGGGCGTCGACGTTCCCGAACAGGAGGCCGTGCAGGACGCGGTGGAACAGGTGCTCATGGAGTCGCGGCTTTTCGCCGTGGCCCGCCGCTACATCGTGTACCGCGAAAAGCGGCGCGAACTGCGCGAGCAAAAGGCCGCCTACCTTGACATCTCCGACGTCATCGACAACTACATTTCCAAGACCGACTGGCGGGTGGCGGAAAACGCCAACATGACGCACTCCTTTCAAGGGCTCATGCTGCACCTCTCGGGCACGGTCCAGGCCCGCTACGCCCTCGGCAAGTATCCCCAGGAAGCGCGCGAGGCCCACGACCACGGCTATTTCCACATCCACGACCTGTCGTTCGGCCTGGCCGGCTACTGCGCCGGCTGGAGCCTTCGCGACCTGCTCCTCGAGGGCTTCAACCTGCCCGGGCGCTCCTGCGCCGGTCCGGCCAGGCATTTCGACGCGGCCCTCGGCCAGATGGTCAATTTTCTGGGCACGCTGCAAAACGAGTGGGCCGGGGCCCAGGCCTTCAACAACGTAGACACCTACCTCGCCCCCTTTATCCGCGAGGACGGCCTTTCTTACCGCGAAGTGCGGCAAGCCATGCAGAAGTTCGTCTTCAACCTCAACACCACCTCGCGTTGGGGCGGGCAGAGCCCTTTTACCAACCTGACCTTCGATCTGGCCCCGCCCAAGCATCTGGCCAAGGAGGCGGTCATCGTCGGCGGCGAGATGCGCGACGCCACCTACGGCGATTTCCGGCCGGAGATGGAGATGATCAACCGGGCCTTCCTGGAGGTCATGGCCGAGGGCGACTACCACGGCCGGATTTTTTCGTTTCCCATCCCTACCTATAACATCACGGCCGATTTCCCCTGGGATTCCGACATCGGCACCCTGCTTTTGGAGCTGACCGCCAAGTACGGCGCGCCCTATTTCCAGAATTTCATCAACTCCGACCTCTCGCCCGAGGACGTGCGCTCCATGTGCTGCCGGTTGCAGATGGACCTGCGGGAGCTGCGCAACAAGGTGGGCGGGCTTTTCGGCGCCGGCGACCTGACCGGGTCCGTCGGCGTGGTGACGCTGAACCTGCCCAAGCTGGCGTTTCTGGCCCAGGGCGAGGAGGATTTCCTGGACCTTGTCGCCGAGTATGCCGAGCTGGCCAGGGACGCGCTGGAATTCAAGCGCAAGATGATCAGCGACAACCTGGAGCGGGGGCTTTTCCCCTGGACGCGGCGCTACCTCAAAAACGGCTTCAAGGGCCATTTCTCCACCATCGGACTGGTCGGCGGCCACGAGGCCTGCATGAACCTCCTCGGCAAGGGTATCGAGACGGACGCCGGGTTGCGGCTCATGACCCGGGTGCTGGGGCACCTGCGCCAGCTGACGTCGCGGTTCCAGGAGGAGACCGGGAACCTCTACAACCTGGAGGCCACCCCGGCCGAGGGCACGAGCTATCGCCTGGCCAAGATCGACAAGGCGCTTTATTGCGACATCAAGGCCTCGGGCAACGGCACGCCGTATTACACCAACTCCACCACGCTGCCCGTCGGGCTCTCGCGCGACGTCTTCTACGCCCTGGAGCACCAGAACAAGCTCCAGCCGCTCTATACCGGCGGCACGGTGTTCCACACCTACCTCGGCGAGGCCGTGGCCGACACCGAGGCGCTCAAGTCCTTTATCGTCAAGGCCTTCACCATGACGAAGATTCCGTACCTGTCGATCACGCCGACGTTCTCGGTGTGCAAGACCCACGGCTACATCAAGGGCGAGCATTTCGAGTGCCCGGAGTGCGGCGCGCCGTCGGAAGTGTTCACGCGCATCGTGGGCTACTACCGGCCGGTGTCCATGTGGAACAAGGGCAAGCAGGCGGAGTACGCCGAGCGGCTGACCTACGGGGAAGTCTGCTAG
- a CDS encoding glycosyltransferase has product MIFKHCIVTRFNAHIDTRCYDFRLSDTWLAERFELFNTFCLPSVVGQQCQDFVWLVLFDAETPEKFRRIIAFLQKYKKFIPLYCKEFPTILPQVKERIVTMFPEADYYLTTRLDNDDALSRKFVAIIHDVVEKVLSSGKQVPPELFINFPNGLQYCNGSCYDFYDPTNAFVSLLERNKPPHTVFWVEHPSIYDKAPVAQIETKPIFLQNIHDMNLYNYIRGDVMEDKDILADFDLQL; this is encoded by the coding sequence ATGATTTTCAAGCATTGCATAGTCACGCGTTTCAATGCCCACATCGATACAAGATGTTATGACTTTCGCCTGAGCGACACATGGCTTGCTGAACGCTTTGAGCTCTTCAACACCTTCTGCCTTCCTTCTGTCGTGGGCCAGCAATGCCAGGATTTTGTCTGGCTTGTCTTGTTCGATGCAGAAACCCCTGAAAAATTTCGTCGTATCATCGCGTTTCTTCAAAAATATAAGAAATTCATACCTCTTTATTGCAAGGAATTTCCGACGATCCTGCCGCAAGTCAAAGAGCGCATCGTAACAATGTTTCCCGAGGCGGATTATTATCTGACGACAAGATTGGATAATGATGACGCCTTGTCCCGGAAATTCGTCGCCATAATCCATGACGTGGTCGAAAAAGTTCTCTCCTCAGGCAAACAAGTTCCTCCGGAACTTTTCATCAATTTCCCCAACGGGCTACAGTACTGCAACGGTTCCTGCTATGATTTCTACGATCCGACCAATGCCTTCGTCAGTCTGCTCGAACGCAACAAACCGCCTCATACCGTTTTCTGGGTCGAGCACCCGTCCATTTACGACAAGGCCCCGGTCGCGCAGATCGAAACGAAGCCTATTTTCTTGCAAAATATCCACGACATGAACCTGTACAACTACATTCGCGGCGATGTGATGGAAGACAAGGACATCCTCGCCGATTTCGACCTGCAATTGTAA